The following proteins are co-located in the Merismopedia glauca CCAP 1448/3 genome:
- a CDS encoding TolB family protein — protein sequence MKLLLDCARGDRTWRWRSLLYLLGLTTLSSILASCLDSLNPVAILPGGINSQAFDGDPAYSSDGRYLAFASDRRNNRDIFLYDLQQRRLIDLPNLNQAFAAESEPALSADGRYIAYVSNARGKSDIFVYDRLQRRTQLLTAGVKGSVRHPTITGDARFIAFETNQLGQWHIAVIEWRK from the coding sequence GTGAAACTGTTGCTTGATTGCGCCAGAGGCGATCGCACCTGGCGATGGCGATCGCTACTTTATCTACTGGGCTTAACTACTCTATCTTCGATCTTAGCTTCTTGCTTAGACTCATTGAACCCTGTAGCCATTCTCCCTGGCGGTATTAATAGTCAAGCCTTCGATGGCGATCCAGCTTATAGTAGTGACGGTCGCTATTTAGCATTTGCCTCAGATCGCCGCAACAATCGCGATATCTTCCTCTACGATTTGCAACAACGGCGTTTAATCGATTTACCTAATCTCAATCAAGCTTTTGCGGCAGAATCAGAACCAGCCTTGAGTGCTGATGGCAGGTACATTGCCTATGTTTCTAATGCCAGAGGCAAAAGTGATATTTTTGTCTACGATCGCCTCCAACGTCGCACTCAACTTTTAACTGCTGGAGTCAAAGGATCGGTACGCCATCCAACTATTACTGGAGATGCACGATTTATCGCTTTTGAGACTAATCAACTAGGTCAGTGGCATATCGCGGTCATTGAGTGGCGCAAGTAG
- a CDS encoding COP23 domain-containing protein, which yields MNQYTKFTLALGKILGLAGLMAMTTTVLMPGTSLAKGDRFFCGTARVAGKKVPATYAFTPGQGNIPMIVWVRNDFAGSTSARQRCHAVARRFQTHYENRTLKYIRTGMVSAYPVICIANVRGGACPENQVLVTLNPGTNSSLVLSQLLDVRSRSAGRAVYLSGEDGIFYEEGEAYIDVEQLLELAPSADTESSQ from the coding sequence ATGAATCAATACACAAAATTTACTTTAGCACTAGGAAAAATATTAGGATTAGCTGGGCTAATGGCGATGACTACAACAGTCTTGATGCCTGGAACTAGTTTAGCTAAAGGCGATCGCTTTTTCTGCGGTACGGCTAGAGTGGCTGGAAAAAAAGTCCCTGCTACCTATGCTTTTACTCCAGGACAAGGTAATATACCGATGATTGTCTGGGTACGCAATGATTTCGCGGGTTCTACCTCTGCTAGACAAAGGTGTCATGCTGTAGCCAGAAGATTCCAGACCCACTACGAAAATCGAACCTTGAAGTATATCCGCACTGGGATGGTAAGTGCCTATCCGGTGATCTGTATAGCTAACGTCAGAGGTGGTGCGTGTCCTGAAAATCAGGTGTTGGTAACTCTCAATCCTGGGACTAACTCCAGTCTAGTACTTAGTCAGTTACTAGATGTGCGGAGTCGTAGTGCTGGGAGAGCCGTATATTTGAGTGGTGAAGACGGGATCTTCTATGAAGAGGGTGAAGCTTACATTGATGTAGAACAATTGCTAGAATTAGCTCCTAGTGCAGATACAGAAAGTTCTCAATGA